AGGAATTTGCTTTTACAAGTAATTCAAATGAAgatcaaaatgaaaaatcaaagaaagtagaaaattcaattcgcaaaaaaaaacttttaaaaaatgaagaacaGATAAACGAACTATTCAATTCTGTCACGACAGTGGAAGAATTTCTTCACGAGGATCGTCTTCCAAACgaatgtatttgtaaaatgtgtatttaaaGCATAATTAATAGGATGAGATgtattaataatctatttttatattcaataataatttataattattaattatttttaacattttcagcttttaaaatattaaaaaagactgGCGAAAAATCATATGCAGAAAAAATTGGTTCTTCCAAATTATCTAGCTCATCTAAATGTACTTTGTGATTGTctaagtttaataattaatgtatctatttaaatttttaccgcatataattacattttcttatttttttaggcgaaaatttatcaaaaagacttgagaaaaagaataaatgcaCGGACGAATCTGCAATATGTGATACCTTATTCGAAGGTAACTTTATTTGAATGCATATGTatcatataattcaattatgtatgttacttttttattattgccacTACATTTACATCAATTGCTCTAcataactatatattattatatttttatacattacaatCCACAACGCCtgcaacataattaaaaattttttataattttatacaacataatttaacattcattttggtataaaaatcatttgatGTTGATGAATATAGTAATTCTTCCTGCTCAGTCTATTtgtttaagaataatattttaaaattgattatattgcataattagttaaataatatatttaattttctttactatacgtattattttaattgttgtaatatACAGATGAGAAATCTAATgaagtttgtaaaaaatgctagtaattctcaaattaattcacTTGAACAAACATCATTTTTCTGTGTTTACATtcgtaattaaatactttgcatcatttattataattttacacattattatttttataattattttccagaTGAGTGTATGTCACAGCAAACCAACGACAAAAATTACACTGCAATGAAAAATGATTCTTATGAAGAATCTAGTAAAGATAAACATGACAaaggtaatttataaaatttcttatttatattcgtttacATTCAGATTAGATTTGTTCACAACATTAAATGttgatattcttaattatctTGAATTACAGAAGTAAATGGCAAATGAgaaatcgtataattataaataataaaatacgtttCAATGATTTCATAATGatgaaatgtttctttatagaatacattatttacgaattctttaattttatggtgtatttttttcagatgaaAAATTCTATGACTTGGActtgttttcaaataatttaggtatggtatttttagataaacttatactatatatttcttgactAATTTTTACTAGaagtttgtatatttttcagatcaaCAGTGCCAGGAGGAAAATGTCTTACTGTTTGAAAATGAAATACCCGTCATATCAACTATTccgaatattttaacaaaccAGCTAAACGAGGGTTCCGCTGATGTTATACAACAGTTGAAATCTgcgattgaaataaatgatacAAGTTAGTTGAAATTATAAACGCAATCGAAATtttccacacacacacacacacatatatatatatatatatatatataattttttatgtatatatgtttcgaaattttttaaaataaatttttatttacaaaaaataaatttgctactttcaaaagtagaaaatatcgcatttgatataaaaaaaataaaaagtgttcTGATTAATCAAACGGCTGCTTgtaatttaacacaaaattaaaaatggaaaatttttgttctGAATTTGTAAGTGCTTCTggtataagtataataaatctggtataagtataattaaaatgtgtgtagtatgtgtgcgtgtgtgtgtgtatgtaaaatataataacagttCTTTGATAGTGTTTTGCATAGTCTAACAATttctatgtttatattttcagtGTGCTTATTTACGTCAGTACATCGATGTAGATCAAACATTATCGAAAAACattagcaacaaattaaaaataattatgtcaagagagattgcattaaaatacacGGCAATTAAAGAGATAAACGggaaaaaagttttcaaaagaaCTCGTCTGTATCAGTATATTGAAGGtaaaataactatattatttaattattatcagtaAGTAACTGAACTCATACCGTGTAtgtgcataatttattatttctatttacaattatttcagaCATATATATCGGATTAAATATAAAGggagaatatattaaagaatccCACATTTTGAAGACAATCAGCAATACTTTGTCGAATGCAAAAGACTGGGAGGGACACCGAAAGGATCGAATTAAAAACCAAACTCTAAACGCCTAATAACTGTCTTTTCaagttgttaatttttaaaattattcttaaattatttcttaattgtatttctcattttatcatccatatagaataaaaagttcACACAatagttgaaacaattttgttcaatgttttaacatattaatactTTCATATAACTTCCATATTTAAATGTCCAGATTAACagtgcttaaaaaatttatgttaatataattttggatATAAAACATTGAGTTTCTATTGAATATCATTTTCTGTGAACATTTAGATCTTTTCCGAACATTGCAACGTCAAATTCTATACGGACAtgtgtatgtaaaaatattaagagagaattatcgaaaattaaatattttatattttgttatatatatttttaatgaaaaatattaaattttatttttaacgtctGGATgtcgattataaaaataagaactgCGTGAGAACTAGCTATCGCCACATCATGGCTAGATAGTACAACATCAGAACTACCGTGCGCCACACCACGGCTAGATAGCACTACACTAGAGCTAGCTAACGCCTGACTAGTCGATTAAATCGGGTATTAAACTGGAAGAATGTGATGATTTTATGTCTGGCGCTAGTCTGCATGCCATACTAGCTCCTTATCAGGCAGTGGGACAAGTAAGTTAGCGCCAGCCTAGCACCATGGTGATTTTTCTACCAGGGATAAGCGTTgtatctattataatatattgatatcatattttaagcaattttttacTATTGGCAATTGCCGATATGCCGAACTTACAATTTCTTTAGTTAATCTTCATTTCTTTGTAATGAAAGCACATCTAGGTTTCGCCTAGAAAATATTGCAGTTTTTCCGAAAACgatttttttacgattaatttataaaggaGCAGCCatgtaatagaaatttttaatagatatgatagaaattattacaaatttatgatacgaaaatttgttttgtgcatttttaattttttttttttatatataattttattgcttccACAAAACGTAAAAACTATCaatgtaaaacattaatattatttagataaaactcaattatttattttcagtttaGTAAATCTCTCATATTGCATTGCTgtatattgtacaaatttgTATCATTACATTTGTAATCTTAAATGTCTAACTGCATAATAactaaatacatttttacacgcaaaattaattttctatttatttataagtattttattttaataattttgtttatcagTAGCTAAAAACTTTACAATTTCGGTTTCTATACGCACACTTAACTGacaatgaattttaatttctgtgCTCTTCTAGCGTCGAGTAAAGTGTTTTCCTGTTGGGTGACCTCTTAGCAACTGTTTGCGTgacataacatatatattatatcagttACGAATATGCTTCTTAGTCTTCAGAGTCTTCTCGGAGGTAACAGTGAATCgtagtttaatttatataccgTTGGCATTCACGATTTGTTTGTAAGGTGATGTTaactgtataattattacaaaattgtaaattttcacatagcattgcattttaattgacgattttaatattatatgtaggTAAGTGAcggtatataatatttctatttcaaaatatagaaaaatttatagaacacgataaatacaactttattttctcaaatctCTCACTGAATAAGTAACTGTGtcacttatttctttttaattttacattttttatcttgtacAGTATGAGTCTCTTTATGTGTAATGATTAATCACTATTTCTGCGAAGTGATAATTAATCTTGTGTGCGCAGCTTGCTTGCTTGCGTGTATTTGAGAGATagatatcataattaattagaaacataataatttaatattttaatgtttctcgACTTATTAACACTTTCAGTTATAATTTcgtctttgtttttttttgtatttcaataggcatttttaaatatttaatatgtcttTGATAACACTCTTTGAACTTAttcatatacaatattactATCTTTTTAAACACTATCagacatattttatgaattttatttttttcactttatgtttttttcacTTAATGCGTTACACTGAAAGAAAAGAACAATAGCAGTAACCACAATCAATGGTGTTTTCTGGCgtcaaatattattctaaatgttctataatatctatataattgaCTATAAGTTTGGCAATactgtacatataaaattattattgctaacattAGGCTAACAAttcctataaaattaaaaatcaaaattacaatCATAGTACCATAGTCCAAGCTATTAAAGTCGAAAATATCACACACTTTTCTTTCAGTGtttcatgatttttttctatatcttttttgtgaaaatattgtgtaaatatttataatgtgtaaattattatgtgtCTTTTTctgttatgtatatttactaATCTGTATTAGCGTTTTGTCGCGCTTTGTTTCTCTCGCAATTTCTACCGCATTTAGAGTTTCGATGCTTTCTTGCACATAATTTATCGCAGTGAACTCATCTTCGAACACTGGTATTACATCGTTTATCGGAAGTCTCGAAAATGCGTCACAATTACCGTTTTGCTTTGATTGAATATATTCTACTTTATATGagaatcttgataaaaaataagccCATCTCTGCAATCTGCTTGCTATCGTTAATGGAATTTTCTGTTTCTGGCCAAAAATGAATATCAAAGGTTTATGatcagtttttaaaataatattttttccgtaTACATAATTGtagaactttttaaaaatacaattgcaCTTGCTTCCTTATCAATTGGTGCACGATGCAGCTCCTTTTCCGGAATGATTTTAGACGCGTAAGCTATTGGTTTTTCGCTACCGTCTGCGTATTGATGTGACAAAATCGCTGATAATCCGTACGCTGAAGCATCGCATGCTAagataattttctctttcaaatCATAATGCGCCAACACTTTTGGAGATGTTAATTCAGTTTTTGTCCATTCGAATGCTTTATCGCAACTTTTCGTCCATACGAATTTATTTCCCTTTGCGCACTCATATAGAGGTTTTAGCATTTTTGCTCTATTGGGGAGAAATCTTGCATAATACGTAATTAATCTTATAAAAGATTGTAATTGTTTAAGATTTCTTGGCTTCGGTGCCTTAATCATCGCTCTTACTTTAGTCATTGATTTATGCAAGCCCTTTTTATCAATCACGAATCCGAGAATATCTAGTCTTTCCTTAAAGAATTtgcatttctttatatttactttaagaCCACAATTTTCGAGACGGTTAAATACTTCTTTTAACGTTTGAAAGTGCTCTTTATCGGTTGCTCCggtgcaaaatatattatctaaatatGGAAATATACGCGCTCCATCAAAGCAgctaattattgaaaaagagtaaactttacggaattttatatttcaattcattGTCAAGTCAAGAGGGTAGAGTCGGagtgaatatacatataaattaagaacTGTGTGTTGCAAATGTACAATGTGTTTTATtgtcaacaaatatttttttcagaatttttgttttgttttataaagaaaactaaatatgatattccgaaaacttttaacaaatgTCGAAATAATGTTAATCGCTACAATAGCACTTTGCATTGCTATCAATACCGAAAATGACACTACAGTTGGTTATCATTTACCGGATTACATAATACCATTGCATTACGATGCCAATATAAGATTTAACTACGAAACAAATGATATTATTGGTGAATGTAATATAACTATAAACATTAATCAtcaaacagaaaatataactCTGTATCCAGTGACTTTcgctataataaaaatagttttgtaTGACAACCTTCTTAGTCAAAAAGTTTACGTTCCAAAGTATTCgtttaatgaattaaacaTGTTTATGATCGATTTTACCAAGACGCCAAAACTGCACAAATTTTTACCACCCGGAAGATACATTTTAATGATAGCATATATGAGTCACctaaataataatgaagaatACTTTATACAATCTTTATTCTCCGATAAAACACTGGACAACATGTaagttaaaaaagtatttgaagcaaaattatagtataaagaatatttactaatgttcttttcaaaatatatttacctaTTAAGTACATGACATAAGTCATTAACCAAAAGACATTCCGAGAATTgcttattacataaaatagtcACAATAGTGCtgaaatataatcaatattttcaaaattgtcgATTTTTTGATGTAGATATAAGTGTTATACGTTCTCTCtcataaaattctgtacaatGTTATAAACtatcattcaattttttaaatacccaATACTTCTATCCTTAGTCGATCCTtgagtataattttatttaaaattttatatttaccatattattaaaatataataggtTAATAAAGACAGGCGTTGATATAATGACCGCTCGACAACTATTCCCATGTTGGGACGATATTGCACTTAATTCGACCTTTAAACTTTCCATCAagcatcataaaaaatattcagttttatcaaatatgcCTGTACAAACGACAAAAAATGATGACATACGTGACATGATGTGGacacattttgaaaaatcaccTTCAATGTTCATTCAACATATAAAAGTTGTGATAACCACATTCACTAATATTTCTACTTCGGTTGCAAACGTCACATTTTGGGGTAGAAAAAACGTGACATACTATTTACAATTAGCGGAATCCATTGCGCAACAAGTCCTATACTTTTTGAAACGTGAAAATACTATAAACAAATTACCAAAAATAGACTATGTTGTACTTTGGGATACTCAACACGATACTCAACACATTGTGACATCGGGACTAATTTTACAAAGGTAATAttcaaaactaaaataaattaatcaaaagtaattattaaataaaaaatgtaaaattatcgaataatgtaattttaaaactgaaagatatacatatttttatgtcacaATGTATAAATTAGGAAATAGTTGAAACCTATAGATTTTTACTTGCGTCgtattaaaaagatatcatTATCTTCAGTTTagatcaaaatttgaaataattatttattatgtcaaATCAGACATTAACTTTGCTTCAGTTTTAAAAGCATGCAAAATAACTGTGCGATTTAAGTTGCACAAATAAATCGACtgttataaaatcatttattatatcagtCATTTCATCGGAACTCATCAGAGTTcttgtttttcaaattttaatgtcttttctatttgtgaaaatatttgtgcaaaatttttcttttctaacgTTTTGACATAAAGTCTGTATGTGACTGTATAAGTAAACAGTTAATACTTCGTCGCTTCTTAAgtgaaatatattacattgttaataaaaattacataacggcccaaaatttttaaaagtcaCTATTTCTAGTTATTACGATATTCAGctcaaaaaatcttaaatacttttttgcaaaaaacagttataaaaaaaatttattcgtggctttgtaataatttgttatatttacaatacaaAGACTCATTATATTAACgacttatattattaaattgtttaattacaaCAAACATTATcgacaaatttttcatatttgaaaacattttcagAGAAAccgatattatttatgatgaaGACTCAGATCCCATAGGACATAAATTGAAAGTGGCATGTCTTATAACACATCAAATAATATCTCTTTGGTACGATGATGTGTTGCTGTGGTCAAAAAcaggttttgttacattgcTTGCAACATATATCTTCCATCAGGTtgctataaattcttattattgatatgctacatttagtaaatatttatatttgcgcAATTAGATCCAATTGTCTTAGCTTTGACTTAAGCCATCAAAGCCAATTGTTCTATGtaacaagaaaaaagttttagtcGTCgctcattatttataaataagttattaacaaaacaagtTTACCGAATAGAACGTAATTTTATGACATcatctaaatttaataaaacaaactcTTATTATTAGcagctttatttatttcaagataGTAGATTAAATGTATGGCGAAAGAGGAGCTttgcctctctctttctgcatCCTTGTTCTGAGAAAATCTTATCCTCTATCCAACTCCTATACCTTTCGGAGAAGAGTTGAGCGCGGAGCCTCTTCCCATTTTTTAACCTCGGACTTGTTTGTAATCATTATTCCTACTTTGTAAAACTATTCCACTATAAACGTGAATATTCTCATCTGCGCCATTTTTGCCccattcccccactccttgccctctTGCTTGCTAAGCTGCTTAGAAGACATTGGAAGACATAACCTAATCATCATAAACTTCTCAGCTCAGCGacaaagagcgagagagcaaggagtgggggaatggGGCAAAAATGGCGCAGACGAGAATACCTGTATCTTTAGTGCTCTAGTAAAATAAGTGATGACGATCTGTAATTTgtgtgtatatttaattatatgttactTTTTGACACCGAGAGCACATAATTTCTCGTCATAGTGCATGCATTTGatacaaataattgattagACTTTCATCATTGTAtgtcaaataaagaaattcgTGTAACAACATTCAACGCTATGAATTGTAACAGAAAtaccatattttatattacttttataacaCAAGTAAAAGggaaacatttgttatatgaCGACAATATTGTAAGGATTTGTTAGAGATTTGATGAGggcaattaattaaagaaaagatttaaaagaaaaaaaaactttatataaatgtcGAAATAAACAAGTATAGTTCGTCAGCCGAACAGATCGAAATTACAAAGAGTTTAACACAAGCTTTCTTTGTACCAGATTCCTACTCGAATCCCAATATCACTTTCCGCGCTAACACTGCGATAATTTCGATCTCTCTTCTCAATCCATTTTACTCAGTGGCTAGAGATTCCTATTATCCTTTTCCAGCGCTTCTCCGAAAAATCTCCGAAAACTCTGTCTCTCCGTCTCATGCTTGCGGTAGTCATACGTCCTAAAGCCTGATCCGCAATATTAAGGCCTATTCTTAATCTTCGACTGCGCTGGCCAATCTTTCTGCCTCTTAAGCTGGTTCTACAATAAGTTGCAAATGCCCCGTCACCGGTCGCGAAGGATGGCAACTACTAATTGGAAAGCGCtatttctagttatttttAGTAAGACGGAGCATTCGCGACTGGCGACGGAGTATTTGCAACTTATTGTAGAACCGGCCTTACAGTATAATAACGTTTCTTCAAAACTCCTGGGCAGGAAAAATTAGAGgaacatttatttaaagtactaattttaattgttaattactttTCGAATTGTTCGAAGCTTTTAAACATAGAGTTTTTAAACAACGACTAAAACTCATACACTCAATTTACcacgtttaaataaataaatctgccAAGAGTTATCCTATTCAATATACATGGTGTCAGAAAattacattgtattta
The window above is part of the Linepithema humile isolate Giens D197 chromosome 8, Lhum_UNIL_v1.0, whole genome shotgun sequence genome. Proteins encoded here:
- the LOC137001622 gene encoding RE1-silencing transcription factor A-like; the encoded protein is MSDTSDSDDESRPYVIVQFVTRGRKGSIKQLDIVPRNWLDWNAKTKKIKCKFLPPPYTERDSELLHNIVKNLDTAPTSWPEYTVEIKAHGKTYADALLRLQLLNDKEFAFTSNSNEDQNEKSKKVENSIRKKKLLKNEEQINELFNSVTTVEEFLHEDRLPNESFKILKKTGEKSYAEKIGSSKLSSSSKCENLSKRLEKKNKCTDESAICDTLFEDECMSQQTNDKNYTAMKNDSYEESSKDKHDKDEKFYDLDLFSNNLDQQCQEENVLLFENEIPVISTIPNILTNQLNEGSADVIQQLKSAIEINDTMCLFTSVHRCRSNIIEKH